In Ureibacillus thermophilus, the genomic stretch TCCTCAACTAGGTGGGCAACACGGTAAAAACGAACCTCATAACCTAGTTCACAAGCTTTTCTCCCTAGTCCGTTTCGTCTTTGCAAAATCGTTATCCAAACACCTTCTGAACTGCTTGTTCCGGTTCTGGTGCAAAAATTTCAAGACAATTATCATGCAGCCGATTCGGATGGGAACACTATTGACTTTTTCCTTAGTAAAACGACAAATCAGCCAAGCGCTTCTTGAAAAAAGCCTTGGCTTTTTCACATGTATCCGCTCCGCGTGTCATTGCTGTAGATAATATCCAGTAGCAATGGAAGAGTTAAAGGAAGAAAAAAGGGATGCCAGAAAGCATCCAAATTTGATTCATCCGATGACGGATTGGTTCATCCATTCCTTCAGAATTTCGGCAACGCCTCCACGGCATCCGCCAAATCGCTGTAACTGTCTTTCAAGTATCTTGATGTCGTGGCGATATTGCTGTGGCCGGCGAGACGCCGCACTTTTTCGATGTCGTTGTTCGTCGCTTTTAACATCCACTTGCAAAACGTATGGCGAAACATATGGGGCGTCAGTTTTTTATTCGGCAGGCTGTAGCTTTCGATCATTCGCTGAATGCCTCTTACAGAAAACTTCGGAGAACGCTGGCTGTAAAAGACGTATGGCGATTCGGCCACATGCGGTTTCTTTTTCGCCATTTCCGCACGAAACTTAAGCCAATCCTCGAGTTCTGTCAGCAAGATATTCGAAATCGGTACCGTTCTTACCTTCATCCCTTTTCCCACGATCCGAATTCGTCTCATCTCTAAATCTAAGTCCGTTAATTTTAAATTTGATAACTCTTCCACTCGCAATCCCGCATAGGTAAGCAAATACACTACCGCACGGTCCCGACGATATTTCTCCTCGGGATCAACTCCCCGGCTTTGCACCGGTTTTTTCCGCATTCGATGCAACAAGTCCTCAAATTCTTCTTCCGTGAGCCACATAATCTTTTCGTTCTCTTCATCGGCCGATTTTAAATCCTGGATGTCTTTCATTGGGTTCTGTTCGATCTTATGATGTTCGACCGCCCACGCATAAAAGCTTCGCAGCGAATTGAGCCGGCGGTTGATCGTAGAGATGGCCAACGGTTTTCCCTCGGACGGGTTCAACATTTGCTGGATCCATTTGCGGATGTCAGCCGGCGTGACGTAATCGCCCGGACGGATATGTAAATCGTTGAAAAAGATATTCAAATCATTTGTATAGGAGATGATCGTGTTTGGGGAAGCACCTTTTTCCTGAAGGTATGTAACATACTCATTTAGCATCTTTTCCACCCTTTCACTTATACGACGAGTTTAAATAGATTCAAAGAGTGAATAATCGCTTTAAAAAATAACATTATATGACGAGTATATCATAAAAAAGAATAGATTGTTAGACATATAATGTAGATTATATGACTAGTTTGGATGATGTATAAAATTTTGTGTAACGCATTTTGTTAGAAGAAAAAGGTAGGATATTCTCTGATTTGGCTAAAAACAACATTCCAGAGAAAGGAGAACCCTACCTACGTCTAAAAGTATACCGAATTTATGAGGATTTGCCGAAGCACAGGAAGCCCTTCAACGAATGTTTGAAGAACGTTATCGTTAACCAAATATTGTGAATAAACAAAATAAGAGGATTCTCCCTTTCCACACAAAAGACTGAATATTAAGTCCTTTGTGTGGAAGAAATAGCCCCCACTCTATTCTAAATCCATTTCAGAGTACCCTATCTATCTTACATTACACAAAATTCTGTCTGTTCCAATATACGGTAGATTATACAGTATTTTTATAAAAACAACTTCATATACGGCGAATTATACGGTAATATATTATGGTGTAAAGATAATTCGTATTATTAATACGTTAAATATCTGTATTTAATCACGTATACAATTAATTGAAGGGTGAAAAATATTATGGAATTATTTGCTATGGATTAAAGATTTTGTGCTATACTTTTTATTAGGAAAAATAGAAAATAAATGTAGAATTTTGACAAGGAATTGAGTGGAGTTGAGTAGAAAAGTGTTGCAACGAGCCATTTCAATGTTAACCAAATCAGATCTCAAATATGGTAATAATATACCAGAATGGCTAAAAGATGAATATTCTTATTGGGAAAAAGTTGTTTCTGATAAGAATTTCCCTTGCCACTTTGGAACTATCGCTGAGAAAAAAGGCGATTTAAGATATTTTTATATAGAAAATCATGATTTAAGCCCTCTACCGAATGTATTAAGAGAGTTTTTGAAATTATCAAGAGAAAATGAGCATAATAAACATGCTTTGGTTGTTTTTGTGCAACCTGAAATTCCAGAACAGTCATTTGATTACTATGAAAATTATTTTTGGAATATTTTAAAATATCTACATGAGAATGATGAAAAAGAATGGAATGCAAATATTCCAACTGATCCAGATGATCCACTTTGGGAATTTTGTTTTGATGGAGAACCTATTTTTGTATCAGCTAATATGCCAGCATATAAACATAGAATTACTAGGAACATGGGAAAAAGCCTTATATTGATCTTTCAACCTAGAAGAATTTTTGCTGATATTACTCCAAAGGCTATTGATTTAATTCGATCAAAAGTAGAGTCGATAGAAAATCTCCCAATCCATCCGGATCTAGGAAGATATGGAGACGAAAGCAACAGAGAATGGAAACAGTATATAATCACTGATGACAATAATCCAAGAAAAGGGGTATGTCCATTCCATCCTAAATCTTGATAATCAGAATTACTGATTTGTACATCATACTAAGTTTATAAAGGTGTGTGGGGTTTTATGGCATTGTATCTTACTTATGTTATTGTGGGCCTTTCTATTGCCATGCCAATTGGAGCCATTTCTGTAGAAATGATCAAGCAAGGTCTCAAGAATGGCTTTTGGCATGGTTGGGCTGTTGGATTAGGAGGTATGACGATTGATTTAGCTTTAATCGCAGCATTTTATTTCGGATTAGCCTCCATTTTGAAGCAACCGTTTATTCAAATCCCGATGTGGATTGTTGGTGCAGTATTTTTGTTTTTAATTGGTTATGATTCTATTAAAAATGCGGATCATGATATCACATTATCAGGTGAAAAGCCAACAAAATCTTGGTTTTCTTCATATAGAAATGGTTTTCTTGTTGCGATATCTCCAGGGAATATAGTGTTTTGGCTAAGCGTATTCGGGTCGGTTCTTACCAACTCATATGATATGGCGAATCCAATTAAATTTATCACCATTGGGACGGGTGTGTTAACCGGAATTTTACTACATGACATTGGCTTATTAACCATTGTTTCTACTACAAGAAAGTTAATGAGCCGTTCGATGATAAAAGTAAGTTCTATTATTGCTGGTATAGTGTTAATTGGTTTTTCGGGTTATTTTGTTTATGAAGCTATTTCTGCAGTTAAACAATTGATTTAAATTATTTGGTGTTTGTCGACGGTAAATCTGACAGAATGAAGGTTGACGAGTTACCACATTTATGGTTTCTCATGTAAGAGCATAAGGAATTTTTGCCCTCACTGAAGGTGTGGAATCAGGCAGGGCCTGATAAAACGTAACAAAGAGGCTGTCCCAAAAGATCGGTAAAACGACCTTTTTGAGGACAGCCTCCTGCTTTTTCTTTTACATTATTTGGATATTTTTTGTTCTCTCAAAGGATCTGCTTCTTCTCATCCCCGTATGTTCTCCCTTTTTCTTTTTATTGGGTGGACGGTGGCCGCCCACTTTTTCAAATTGTGTGCAACACAAATCCCCCCCATTCCATGGTAATTTCTTTAGGGCAATGGGATATTGAGTTTGTGTTAGGCGATGCCGCGTATGGCAGCGAAAAGATTCGACAAACAGCCGAACAAGCAGGAATCTTATTCCTTTCTCCCATCAACCGCCGAAAATAGCGAGGAACGGAAAGATGCCTATGGCCGGGTTCTTCCTGTCTTTTTGAAAACGAGGTTTGGCCAATGGCTGTTTGGGCTTCGCCGCGGGATTGAACGGGTATTTAACGAGCGAAAGAGTGATGGGGTGGAACAGCCACGATGGTATGGATTTCATCGATATTTACTACATGTGTTATGCTGCATCCTTATGCATAACTTCGAGTTTTTACTCTAGTTTTGCAACACCATCATCAATTTGATGAACGGGGATATTTTATAATTCTAGATACATTTGAGTTCCGATAATCTTGATTATGTTGCATCTCAAATTTCTCAATGAAATGAGGATGTCCCAAAAGTGTTCGCATAGCGTTCGCTTTTGGGACATCCTCATTTTAAATAAATAAATTCTAATTAATAAAATCAGATAAGCATAAAAATAGCCCTTGCATGAGATCTTCTTAAAATGAAAGTGCGACCAAACATCAAAAGGAGAATCCCCATGCAAGAGCACTTTCATCTTACAACAGATCGAGCCAAACTTCAAAAACAATATGCAGCGATTTTATTCTTTGTATCCGCTCAACTGTCGAGCATCCAGATTCATCTTCAACGTCGAAATCGTCATTGGTTGAAACAGAAAGACGAAGTCATCATCACCATCCATGTCCTTGGAAAGTTGCTGGGCTTCACTTCCGAACGGGCTTGGCACCAGTTTGTGATCGGGAATTTGTTTCCCAAGGCCTTGTTCCCTGAACGTTCTCGGTACAACCATCGCTACCGAGCGCTTGGCTTTGCGACCAAGTGGATACGGCACCAGCTGGCCAAACGCGGGCAGACCATGCGTATGCGGTCGTGGACAGCTTGCCGATCGATCGGTGTCATTCATCCCGAATGTATCGTGCCAAACGGTTTCGTGGAATTGCCGATATTGGCTATTGTGCTTCGAAAAAGATCGCTTTCTATGGGTTGAAACTTCATCTGCAGGTCACCGACCAAGGGCTTCCGATGGGATATGTCGTCACTGAAGCGTCTTGTCATGATCGGATGGCTGCGGAGACCGTCATGACACAAATTCCACATCCGTATAACCTAGGTGACAAAGGGTATATCAGCCAAAAGCTGCAAAAGAAGCTGTACGAAGAGCATCGAATCGCTTTTTGGACGCCCGTTCGAAAAAATCAGCGAATTCGCCAATCGGACGCATGGAAACAGTGGATGAAGCGAAAACGTAAAGTGGTGGAAACCGTGTTTTCGATTTTAGTCGATTCGTATCGGATCACCGAGATTCGAGCAAACTCGGTTTCTGGATTTGAAACGGCACTGGATGGTATTTTACTGGCTTACTCCTTGTTGTTCTTGGGCTAGTTGAGCGTTAAGACTCAACTAGCACCACGGGTATCAAATATATCTATCTAAAACAATAAAATTTTAAAAAAAAGACCAGCACTTAGAATATGTGCCAGGCATTTTTTTTATAGTTCAAAGAGTTTGCGCCATATTTCTTTCTTTTTTCTTTGCCATATACAAAGCTTGATCAGCACGTTTGATTAAAGTTTTGGGAACGTCATATGACCTGCAAAGCGGAATAAATGGTTTTCAATGATATTTCTCAGCTTTTCTGCTGCCAGCTCTGTCGCTTCAAGCAAGGTTTTATCCTTTAAGATGATTATGAATTCTTCTCCTCCCCAATGTCCAAATAAGTCGTCAGGCTGAAGAAAATTTTTTACTAAAGAGGTTAGAGAGGTTGGTGATAAGGCATATAGTAAGGAGAAAAAATGGGTACAATTTAAGCCTGAGAAAAACCTAATAAGGGAATTTCTCAGGCTTTAGAATTTTATTACGCTCTTTCTAAAATAGAGGCAATCTCTGAAATAATGATCTCACTTCCAAAAATAGGAGAGTGTTCTTTGGAATTTTCAGGAGGATTATGGGCTTCTTTAAAAAGGTCGCTGCTTCTCCAACGTGTGAAGTCTTCAATGGATTCCCAATACATATTGACGTTCATTTCATCATAATCTGCAAGATTTTTTGTAATTAGTCTTATTTTTTAAATCCTTCGAACTATCCATTTGTTTTTCTAATCAATGAGGCGTTTAAAGAAATTGAAAAAATTAAACCGGATACATCTTATGAAAAAGAATGGATTAAAAAACAATAAAAATAAGAGACCATTGCGGACAAAGGCTGTGACTTCAAACCCTTTTTCTAATGCTTGTTTTACGACATGACGTCCCACAGCGCCAGTTGCTCCAAAGACAATAATTTTCATAGCGCTCCCCCCTTCCGTTCGACGGTAAATCTCCCTTGTGAATCAATAGAATTGAGAGATTTGAAACGCTAGCAAGCTGCCTAGTTTGGAGCACTAAAAAAGCGGCAAAATGTTGTGCAATCAACATCCTGCCGTTTTCATAGAAAATGTTTATTGATCTTCAATGACAATATAAGTTGCTTTCACGGGGCCATGCACACCGACAATTAGTACCGATTCAATATCTGCTGAATTGCTTGGGCCAGACATAAATAAAATGCAAGAAGGTATCGGTTGTCCCTTTTCAATTTGCTGATGGATTTTTTGAGCAGCTTGCGTCATTCTTGGAACAATTGAACTTTTTGGAATCAGCACGATGATATTTTGCGGCAAAAAGTTCATGGTGCGTCCCCGGTTCGGATGGCTATAGAGCATGGCCGTTGCTGATTCAGCTA encodes the following:
- a CDS encoding tyrosine-type recombinase/integrase → MLNEYVTYLQEKGASPNTIISYTNDLNIFFNDLHIRPGDYVTPADIRKWIQQMLNPSEGKPLAISTINRRLNSLRSFYAWAVEHHKIEQNPMKDIQDLKSADEENEKIMWLTEEEFEDLLHRMRKKPVQSRGVDPEEKYRRDRAVVYLLTYAGLRVEELSNLKLTDLDLEMRRIRIVGKGMKVRTVPISNILLTELEDWLKFRAEMAKKKPHVAESPYVFYSQRSPKFSVRGIQRMIESYSLPNKKLTPHMFRHTFCKWMLKATNNDIEKVRRLAGHSNIATTSRYLKDSYSDLADAVEALPKF
- a CDS encoding YqcI/YcgG family protein — protein: MELSRKVLQRAISMLTKSDLKYGNNIPEWLKDEYSYWEKVVSDKNFPCHFGTIAEKKGDLRYFYIENHDLSPLPNVLREFLKLSRENEHNKHALVVFVQPEIPEQSFDYYENYFWNILKYLHENDEKEWNANIPTDPDDPLWEFCFDGEPIFVSANMPAYKHRITRNMGKSLILIFQPRRIFADITPKAIDLIRSKVESIENLPIHPDLGRYGDESNREWKQYIITDDNNPRKGVCPFHPKS
- a CDS encoding LysE family translocator: MALYLTYVIVGLSIAMPIGAISVEMIKQGLKNGFWHGWAVGLGGMTIDLALIAAFYFGLASILKQPFIQIPMWIVGAVFLFLIGYDSIKNADHDITLSGEKPTKSWFSSYRNGFLVAISPGNIVFWLSVFGSVLTNSYDMANPIKFITIGTGVLTGILLHDIGLLTIVSTTRKLMSRSMIKVSSIIAGIVLIGFSGYFVYEAISAVKQLI
- a CDS encoding diguanylate cyclase domain-containing protein — protein: MRNSLIRFFSGLNCTHFFSLLYALSPTSLTSLVKNFLQPDDLFGHWGGEEFIIILKDKTLLEATELAAEKLRNIIENHLFRFAGHMTFPKL
- a CDS encoding antibiotic biosynthesis monooxygenase, which gives rise to MRLITKNLADYDEMNVNMYWESIEDFTRWRSSDLFKEAHNPPENSKEHSPIFGSEIIISEIASILERA